Genomic window (Desulfovibrio aminophilus):
TCCGCGGTACAGTTGCACCTTGATGAAGCGGGGCAGCAGTTCCGCGAGCAGACCCTCCACCGACGGTTCGTAGAGGTACTCGGCCTTGGCCTCTTCCGTGGCCTCCCCGCCCTCGGCCGCGTGGGACACGATGGGCAGGATGTCCAGGGTCACGGCGGGCTGGCGGGCCATGCTCACGAACTCGCCGTAGATCAGATGCACTTCGTCCAGGTCGCCGGCCAGGTAGCTGGCGATGATCTCCATGCCGATCTCGTTGGCCAGGGTGAAGTCGAAGGAGCCCATGGCGTCGGGGTACTGCAGGCCGATCTCGTACTCCAGCTTGCGCACCGCGTCGCGGCCCTTCTTGCCTACGCAGTAGAACTTCACCGACTTTCCGGCGGCCTTCTTCTCGGCCGCCAGCTTGGTCGCCATCTTGATGAGGTTGGTGTTGAAGCTGCCGCACAGGCCGCGGTCGGAGGTGACCAGGACGACGCCCACGGTCTTGACCTCCTCACGGACTTCCAGCAGCGGATGCACGCTCCCATCGGCGCCCGAAGCCAGATCACCCAGCATTTCATAGAACTTGGAGGCGTAGGGCCGGAAACGCTCAATGCGCGCCTGCGCATTGCGCATCTTGGCCGAGGCCACCATGTTCATGGCCTTGGTGATCTGTTTCGTCTTCTTGACGCCGGTGATCTTCGTCTTGACGTCTCTCAGAGATGCCATCGCCTATCCCCCCGCCGCCTTAGGCGCGGAATCCCTTCTTGAACTCTTCCAGGGCGGCCTTGAGGCGGGTTTCGATGTTCTCGTCGAGAGCCTTCTTCTCAACGATGTCCTTCAGGATGTCGGCCTTGGAGTTGCGCATGAAGTCCAGGAACTCGTCCTCGAACTTGCGCACGGCCTCGACCGGCACGTCGTCCATGAAGCCGCGGGTGCCGGCGTACAGGGAGGCGACCTGCTCCTGGACGGGCATGGGCTGGTACTGCGGCTGCTTCAGCAGCTCGACCAGGCGGGCGCCGCGGTTGAGCTTGGCCTGGGTGCGCTTGTCCAGGTCGGAGCCGAACTGCGCGAAGGCGGCCAGCTCGCGGTACTGGGCCAGGTCGAGACGGAGCGAACCGGCGACCTGCTTCATGGCCTTGATCTGGGCCGCGCCGCCGACTCGGGAGACCGAGAGGCCGACGTTGATGGCCGGGCGGATGCCGGCGTTGAACAGGTTCGGCTCCAGGTACACCTGGCCGTCCGTGATCGAGATCACGTTCGTGGGGATGTACGCGGACACGTCGCCGGCCTGGGTCTCGATGATCGGCAGGGCGGTCATGGAACCGGCGCCGCGGTCGTCGGAGACCTTCGCCGCGCGCTCCAGCAGGCGGGAGTGCAGGTAGAAGACGTCGCCGGGGTAGGCTTCGCGTCCCGGAGGGCGGCGGAGCAGCAGCGACATCTGGCGGTAGGCCACGGCCTGCTTGGACAGGTCGTCGTAGATGATCAGGGCGTGCTTGCCGGAATCGCGGTAGTACTCGGCCATGGTGCAGCCGGAGTAGGCGGCGATGAACTGCAGCGGCGCGGGCTCGGAAGCCGTGGCCGAGATGATCGTGGTGTACTCCATGGCGCCGTACTTGCGCAGGGCGTCGGCCACCAGGGCGACCGTGGCCTTCTTCTGGCCGACGGCGACATAGAAGCAGTGCACGTCGCCGCCCTTCTGCGCCAGGATGGCGTCCAGGCAGACGGCCGTCTTGCCGACCTGGCGGTCGCCGATGATCAGCTCGCGCTGGCCGCGGCCGACCGGGGTCATGGCGTCGACGGCCTTGAGGCCGGTCATCATCGGCTGGTGCACGCTCTTGCGCTGGACGATGCCGGGCGCCTTGAGCTCCACCGGGCGGACTTCCTTGGAGTCGATCGGTCCCA
Coding sequences:
- a CDS encoding F0F1 ATP synthase subunit gamma is translated as MASLRDVKTKITGVKKTKQITKAMNMVASAKMRNAQARIERFRPYASKFYEMLGDLASGADGSVHPLLEVREEVKTVGVVLVTSDRGLCGSFNTNLIKMATKLAAEKKAAGKSVKFYCVGKKGRDAVRKLEYEIGLQYPDAMGSFDFTLANEIGMEIIASYLAGDLDEVHLIYGEFVSMARQPAVTLDILPIVSHAAEGGEATEEAKAEYLYEPSVEGLLAELLPRFIKVQLYRGLLDTSASEHAARMAAMDNATKACDDLTKALTLLYNKTRQTSITRELMDIVGGAEALKG
- the atpA gene encoding F0F1 ATP synthase subunit alpha, with product MQIKAEEISKIIEGQIQNYQSRVEMSETGTVIYVGDGIARVHGVENAMAMELLEFPGGLKGMVLNLEEDNVGVALLGETTDLKEGDPVKRTGQIFSVPVGDAVMGRVLNPLGEPLDGLGPIDSKEVRPVELKAPGIVQRKSVHQPMMTGLKAVDAMTPVGRGQRELIIGDRQVGKTAVCLDAILAQKGGDVHCFYVAVGQKKATVALVADALRKYGAMEYTTIISATASEPAPLQFIAAYSGCTMAEYYRDSGKHALIIYDDLSKQAVAYRQMSLLLRRPPGREAYPGDVFYLHSRLLERAAKVSDDRGAGSMTALPIIETQAGDVSAYIPTNVISITDGQVYLEPNLFNAGIRPAINVGLSVSRVGGAAQIKAMKQVAGSLRLDLAQYRELAAFAQFGSDLDKRTQAKLNRGARLVELLKQPQYQPMPVQEQVASLYAGTRGFMDDVPVEAVRKFEDEFLDFMRNSKADILKDIVEKKALDENIETRLKAALEEFKKGFRA